One region of Miscanthus floridulus cultivar M001 chromosome 19, ASM1932011v1, whole genome shotgun sequence genomic DNA includes:
- the LOC136529667 gene encoding protein DMP2-like has translation MKSSSVQTHMADESSTHDMKLLMPPLPHGACGSTKAPALLVDKTLCCACDIIKLLPTGTVMAFHELAPSFSNHGVCGTASRYLTLALIGACTASCLLLSFTDSLVGHDGRLYYGVATPWGFYPFNFDGTCDERRRRFANIPWMKIKALDFVHALVSAVLFIVVALGNAGIQSCLFPDIGPDVREVLMNLPVGLGFLSSMVFMIFPTTRKSIGYTDLMPHQQEEDGKRSNNNAV, from the coding sequence ATGAAATCAAGCTCCGTCCAAACTCACATGGCCGACGAGTCGTCTACCCACGACATGAAGCTGCTGATGCCACCACTTCCACATGGCGCCTGCGGTAGCACCAAGGCACCTGCCCTGTTGGTCGACAAAACCCTGTGCTGCGCCTGCGACATCATCAAGCTCCTGCCGACCGGCACTGTCATGGCCTTCCATGAGCTGGCGCCGTCCTTCAGCAACCACGGCGTGTGCGGCACTGCCAGCCGGTACCTTACCCTCGCACTCATCGGCGCTTGCACTGCCTCCTGCTTGCTGCTCTCCTTCACCGACAGCCTGGTGGGCCACGACGGCCGGCTCTACTATGGCGTGGCCACGCCGTGGGGCTTCTACCCGTTCAACTTCGACGGGACATGCGACGAGCGGAGGCGCAGGTTCGCCAACATCCCCTGGATGAAGATCAAGGCGCTGGACTTCGTGCACGCGCTCGTCTCGGCGGTCCTGTTCATCGTCGTGGCCCTCGGCAACGCCGGCATACAGAGCTGCCTGTTCCCGGACATCGGGCCGGACGTCAGGGAAGTGCTCATGAACCTGCCGGTGGGGCTAGGGTTCCTCTCCAGCATGGTGTTCATGATCTTCCCGACAACCAGGAAGAGCATCGGGTACACGGACTTGATGCCTCATCAACAAGAAGAAGATGGGAAACGAAGCAATAATAATGCCGTATAA
- the LOC136525999 gene encoding aspartyl protease family protein At5g10770-like — MGQAASSDGHSNGNKLPVVHRLSPCSPLAGGGARKHGKPSLHEILHRDSLRLRYLSQVRAAAAAAAPAPSPSADTPASGLSVPATQNVVASFPGLFEYTVLAGYGTPAQQLPLFFDVSGLSDIRCKPCFSRSSRGEPCDVGFDPSKSSSFRSVPCGSPDCGYSCSTGGSCTTTFQNSTFVFGNGTVVMDTLTLSPSATFDNFAVVCLQLDNDLFTDDVAVGNIDLSLSRHSLATRVLNSSPPGTAVFSYCLPADTDTHGFLTIAPALSDYSGHAGVKYVPLVTNPTGPNFYYVDLVAIAINGKDLPFPPALFRGNGTMIDSQSAFTYLNPPIYAALRDEFRKAMAQYPPAPAFSDLDTCYNFTLTEYIYLPNITFRFGNGETMDLDDRQFMYFFREHLTDGFPFGCLAFAAAPDENFPWNFIGTQVQRTKEIVYDVRGGKVAFVPSRCGLR; from the exons ATGGGTCAAGCCGCGTCCTCCGATG GACATAGCAACGGCAACAAGCTGCCAGTCGTTCACCGGCTGAGCCCATGCTCTcccctcgccggcggcggcgctcggAAGCATGGCAAGCCATCGCTGCATGAGATCCTTCACCGCGACAGTCTACGCCTGCGATATCTATCTCAAGTCcgagccgctgccgctgccgctgcaccGGCCCCGTCACCGTCAGCAGACACGCCAGCATCAGGCCTGTCCGTCCCCGCCACACAGAACGTCGTCGCCAGCTTCCCCGGATTGTTCGAGTACACGGTCCTCGCTGGTTACGGCACTCCAGCGCAACAGCTCCCCCTGTTTTTTGACGTCAGCGGCCTGTCCGACATTCGGTGCAAGCCGTGCTTCTCTCGGTCGTCCCGAGGGGAGCCGTGCGACGTGGGGTTCGACCCTTCCAAGTCGTCCTCGTTCCGCAGCGTGCCGTGCGGCTCGCCGGACTGTGGGTACTCGTGCTCTACTGGTGGATCGTGCACTACCACGTTCCAGAACTCGACTTTCGTGTTCGGTAACGGCACCGTTGTGATGGACACCCTCACGCTCTCGCCGTCGGCAACCTTCGACAACTTCGCCGTCGTCTGCTTGCAGCTCGACAACGACTTGTTCACCGACGACGTGGCCGTTGGGAACATCGACCTCAGCCTCAGTCGCCACTCGCTGGCGACCCGTGTGCTGAACTCCTCACCCCCCGGCACGGCGGTGTTCTCGTACTGCCTCCCGGCGGACACCGACACCCACGGCTTCCTCACCATTGCTCCAGCTCTGTCTGACTACTCCGGCCACGCCGGCGTCAAGTACGTGCCGCTGGTGACCAACCCGACTGGGCCCAACTTCTATTACGTCGACCTCGTTGCCATCGCCATCAACGGCAAGGACCTTCCGTTCCCGCCAGCCTTGTTCAGGGGCAACGGGACGATGATCGACTCGCAGTCGGCGTTCACCTACCTGAACCCGCCCATCTACGCTGCTCTCCGCGACGAGTTCAGGAAGGCGATGGCGCAGTACCCACCGGCGCCTGCGTTCAGCGATCTTGACACGTGCTACAACTTCACCTTGACCGAGTACATCTACCTCCCGAACATCACTTTCAGGTTCGGGAACGGCGAGACCATGGACCTCGACGACAGGCAGTTCATGTACTTCTTCCGCGAGCACCTCACCGACGGCTTCCCCTTCGGGTGCCTCGCGTTCGCGGCAGCACCCGACGAGAATTTCCCCTGGAACTTCATTGGAACCCAGGTGCAGCGGACCAAGGAAATCGTCTACGACGTGCGCGGTGGCAAGGTTGCCTTTGTCCCCAGCCGTTGCGGCTTGCGTTGA